The proteins below are encoded in one region of Persephonella sp.:
- the rplA gene encoding 50S ribosomal protein L1 codes for MARRGKKYLEALKLVDKNKLYSLEEAVDTLKKMEDVLQRKFDETVELIFKLGVDPRYADQMVRGSVVLPHGLGKELKVLVITQGEKVKEAEEAGADYVGGEDIINKILNENWLDFDVVIATPDMMPKVAKLGRILGPRGLMPNPKVGTVTQNVKKAVEEAKKGRVEFKVDKTGNLHIPIGKISFDKQKLVENALEVIETVQKLRPSGLKGQYIKNAVIKTTMSPSIRLDIASILRSIEAKAA; via the coding sequence ATGGCAAGAAGAGGAAAAAAATATCTTGAAGCTCTAAAATTAGTAGATAAAAACAAGCTTTACTCCCTTGAAGAAGCTGTAGATACACTTAAGAAGATGGAAGATGTTCTCCAGAGAAAATTTGATGAAACTGTTGAGCTGATATTCAAATTAGGAGTTGATCCAAGATATGCAGATCAGATGGTAAGAGGGTCTGTTGTTCTTCCCCATGGTCTTGGAAAAGAGCTGAAGGTTCTTGTTATTACACAAGGAGAAAAGGTAAAAGAAGCAGAAGAGGCTGGAGCTGATTATGTAGGTGGTGAAGATATTATAAACAAGATACTGAATGAAAACTGGCTTGATTTTGATGTTGTTATCGCTACTCCAGATATGATGCCAAAAGTTGCTAAATTAGGTAGAATTCTCGGTCCAAGAGGACTTATGCCTAACCCAAAGGTTGGAACTGTAACGCAGAATGTTAAAAAAGCTGTTGAAGAGGCTAAAAAAGGTAGGGTTGAGTTTAAAGTTGATAAGACAGGGAACCTACACATTCCTATTGGAAAAATATCTTTTGATAAACAGAAACTTGTTGAAAATGCCCTTGAGGTAATAGAAACAGTTCAGAAACTCAGACCTTCAGGTCTTAAAGGGCAGTACATAAAAAATGCTGTTATAAAAACTACCATGAGCCCGTCTATAAGGCTTGATATTGCTTCAATACTCAGATCAATTGAAGCAAAAGCAGCTTAA
- the rplJ gene encoding 50S ribosomal protein L10, giving the protein MSTTEIRKSILRKQQIVDDVKQKIDRAKLMVIFDFTGIDANAMADFRKEIRKKDAEIKVIKNTVLYRACNGTELYDKIEIFQGPSAVIFAYEDIVAAAKALKEFLKENEKAKVKAGLVEGSYATPEKIDELASLPGREELLAQLLATMMAPVTNFVRVLNAVPQKAVMVLNAIKEEKEKQG; this is encoded by the coding sequence ATGTCAACAACAGAAATTAGAAAATCAATACTGAGAAAACAGCAGATAGTTGATGATGTAAAGCAAAAGATAGATAGAGCCAAACTTATGGTTATTTTTGATTTTACGGGAATTGATGCCAATGCGATGGCAGATTTTAGAAAAGAGATCAGGAAGAAAGATGCAGAGATAAAAGTTATAAAAAATACAGTTCTTTACAGAGCTTGCAACGGAACAGAACTTTATGATAAAATTGAAATTTTCCAGGGTCCATCTGCTGTTATTTTTGCTTATGAGGATATAGTTGCAGCAGCAAAAGCCCTTAAAGAGTTTTTAAAAGAAAATGAAAAGGCAAAAGTTAAAGCAGGTCTTGTTGAGGGAAGTTATGCAACACCTGAGAAGATTGATGAACTTGCATCACTCCCAGGCAGAGAAGAACTGCTTGCACAGCTTCTTGCGACAATGATGGCTCCTGTTACAAACTTTGTGCGTGTTCTTAATGCTGTGCCGCAAAAAGCGGTGATGGTGCTTAACGCAATAAAAGAAGAAAAAGAAAAACAAGGTTAA
- the rplL gene encoding 50S ribosomal protein L7/L12 translates to MATISKEEIKEAIKNMTVLELAELVKELEEEFGVSAAAMVAAAPAAGGAAAGAPAEEKTEFDVVLQSPGDKKINVIKVVREITGLGLKEAKELVDSAPKPVKEGVSKEEAEQIKAKLEEAGATVEIK, encoded by the coding sequence ATGGCAACAATCTCAAAAGAAGAGATCAAAGAAGCTATCAAAAACATGACTGTTTTAGAACTTGCAGAGCTTGTAAAAGAGCTTGAAGAGGAGTTTGGTGTATCTGCTGCTGCTATGGTAGCTGCTGCTCCGGCTGCTGGTGGTGCTGCTGCAGGTGCTCCTGCAGAGGAAAAAACAGAGTTTGATGTTGTTCTCCAAAGCCCAGGAGACAAAAAGATCAATGTTATTAAAGTTGTTAGAGAAATCACAGGACTTGGACTTAAAGAGGCAAAAGAGCTTGTTGATTCTGCACCTAAACCTGTCAAAGAGGGAGTTTCTAAAGAAGAGGCAGAACAGATTAAAGCAAAACTTGAAGAAGCAGGTGCTACTGTCGAAATCAAGTAA